Proteins from a genomic interval of Cydia amplana chromosome 8, ilCydAmpl1.1, whole genome shotgun sequence:
- the LOC134650141 gene encoding uncharacterized protein LOC134650141, whose amino-acid sequence MISKTVLLFVFGATVASAQFMPRLLRPTPYDMSLMPYLRSSGCPSGPALAPVICQFMLPNLGLLKPQLIKPSTYIPPLVVEKCDKPELEIKLPAREPIVIPEAPILPPITIPKFPVPVILEPVPPMPIVEPCEPAAISSAVSVPVAPVWPPLAMPALPEIVEYHGADISETVGDAIDDQAMLVPEAPAVVLPEAIPGSIIKPLTIPPAPVLPPAPLPEIPVRVEIPAPIAPLMVIEEPCITDVVPERVPMPIVPMPLPKPLPMPIVPMPLPEPVPMPIFPIPEPTIVADPCEPAPVVKLPVRPAIPMPAFPAPATGPILFPARNIFVNRNVVLSSLPYNPYMRRI is encoded by the coding sequence TGTCTTTGGAGCGACCGTAGCTTCAGCCCAATTCATGCCAAGACTGCTAAGGCCCACACCTTACGATATGTCCCTAATGCCATATCTGCGCTCAAGTGGCTGTCCCTCCGGCCCTGCATTAGCGCCCGTCATCTGCCAATTCATGCTGCCAAACCTGGGACTCTTAAAACCACAACTAATCAAGCCTTCAACATACATCCCACCGCTAGTCGTCGAGAAATGCGACAAACCTGAATTGGAAATCAAATTGCCAGCTCGTGAGCCTATAGTGATTCCAGAAGCGCCTATACTGCCACCAATCACTATCCCGAAATTCCCGGTACCTGTGATCCTAGAGCCTGTCCCACCGATGCCTATTGTGGAGCCCTGTGAGCCTGCTGCGATTTCGTCGGCTGTGAGCGTTCCTGTTGCGCCTGTGTGGCCGCCGCTAGCGATGCCTGCTTTGCCTGAGATTGTTGAGTATCATGGAGCTGATATATCAGAGACGGTGGGGGATGCGATTGACGATCAAGCTATGCTGGTTCCTGAAGCTCCGGCGGTTGTACTTCCTGAGGCCATTCCGGGGTCAATTATTAAGCCTTTAACCATCCCGCCTGCCCCTGTGCTCCCCCCAGCACCTCTCCCAGAAATTCCTGTCCGCGTAGAAATCCCTGCACCGATAGCGCCGTTAATGGTCATTGAAGAACCTTGCATTACCGACGTAGTACCAGAACGTGTGCCAATGCCGATTGTTCCTATGCCATTACCAAAACCTCTGCCTATGCCAATTGTTCCTATGCCACTACCAGAACCTGTGCCAATGCCGATCTTTCCTATTCCTGAACCGACCATAGTTGCTGATCCTTGCGAGCCTGCACCAGTGGTGAAATTGCCTGTACGTCCAGCAATCCCGATGCCTGCCTTCCCTGCACCAGCGACTGGGCCGATCTTGTTCCCTGCTCGCAATATTTTCGTAAACAGAAATGTTGTGCTTTCATCATTACCGTACAATCCGTACATGCGTCGCATTTAA
- the LOC134650134 gene encoding cytochrome P450 302a1, mitochondrial → MYKISTVIKRLEIGSVCAKLSSTAERVVQEHVIKIKPFEDIPGPKSYPLVGTLHKYLPVLGDYNANSLDKNAWLNYHRYGNLVRENPGVRLLHVYDPDDIEAVFRQDERYPARRSHVAMLHYRLGKPKVYRTGGLLSTNGPDWWRLRSAFQKNFTSPQSVKGHVADTDDIVRQFVQWVKTENVTSNDDFLAYLNRLNLEVIGKVAFNERFNSFSEEEQDRRSCSSMTIKAAFGSNAGIMKLDKGFLWRKFKTPLYRKLANSQEYLEKVANRILWSQFRFFAIDPLNHSLLASFLQQDNVNLKDILGMMVDILMASIDTTAYSTSFALYHLATNPECQEKLFQEALTILPSKDSPLTPEALSKAHYLRSCVKESLRLNPVSIGVGRLLQKDIVLKGYRIPKDTVIVTQNMVASRLPQYVREPLKFTPDRWSRNSPLYENLHPFLSLPFGFGPRSCIARRLAEQNICITLIRMVREFELYWAGKELGIKTLLINKPDQPIMLDFKNRTT, encoded by the exons ATGTACAAAATATCAACGGTAATAAAAAGACTTGAAATAGGGTCTGTTTGTGCAAAGTTAAGTTCAACGGCCGAGCGGGTAGTGCAAGaacatgttataaaaataaaaccgttCGAGGATATACCTGGGCCTAAGAGCTATCCACTTGTTGGGACATTACATAAATATCTGCCGGtactag GCGACTACAACGCCAACTCCCTAGACAAGAATGCGTGGCTTAACTACCACCGGTACGGCAATCTTGTCCGTGAAAATCCGGGTGTCCGGCTACTCCACGTGTACGACCCGGACGACATCGAGGCCGTGTTCCGGCAGGACGAGCGGTACCCGGCGCGGAGGAGCCATGTCGCCATGCTGCACTATAGGCTCGGCAAGCCGAAAGTTTATAGAACTGGCGGGTTGCTTTCTAC GAACGGCCCGGACTGGTGGAGGCTTAGGAGCGCGTTTCAGAAGAACTTCACAAGCCCTCAAAGCGTCAAGGGCCACGTCGCGGACACAGATGACATTGTGAGGCAGTTTGTGCAATGGGTCAAAACAGAGAACGTGACGTCTAACGATGACTTCCTGGCGTATCTGAACAGACTGAACTTGGAAG TAATCGGCAAGGTAGCGTTCAACGAGCGCTTCAACAGTTTCTCAGAGGAAGAACAAGATCGTCGGTCTTGCAGCAGTATGACGATTAAAGCTGCCTTCGGTTCCAACGCGGGGATTATGAAACTAGACAAAGGTTTTCTTTGGAGGAAATTTAAGACGCCTCTGTACAGAAAGTTGGCTAATTCTCAGGAGTACTTGGAGAA GGTAGCGAACAGAATACTTTGGTCACAATTTCGATTCTTCGCAATAGATCCTCTGAACCACTCACTTTTGGCATCTTTCCTACAACAAGATAACGTCAATTTGAAAGACATTTTAGGAATGATGGTCGATATTCTAATGGCTTCTATTGACACG ACGGCGTATTCAACAAGCTTTGCCTTGTATCATTTGGCTACCAACCCAGAATGCCAAGAGAAACTGTTCCAAGAGGCCCTTACAATCCTACCAAGTAAAGACTCACCACTGACCCCGGAAGCATTATCAAAGGCGCATTACCTACGAAGCTGTGTCAAGGAAAGTTTGAGGCTAAATCCAGTGTCCATAGGTGTGGGCAGATTGCTTCAAAAAGATATTGTTTTGAAAGGATATCGTATACCTAAGGAC ACAGTAATAGTAACCCAGAACATGGTGGCCAGCCGCTTACCCCAATACGTGCGGGAACCCCTAAAGTTCACCCCGGACCGTTGGTCTCGCAACTCGCCGCTCTACGAGAACCTGCATCCGTTCCTTAGCCTGCCGTTCGGCTTTGGGCCTCGGTCTTGTATCGCTAGGAGACTTGCTGAGCAGAATATATGCATTACTTTGATTAGG ATGGTACGTGAATTTGAGCTCTATTGGGCAGGCAAAGAACTTGGAATCAAAACGCTGCTTATCAACAAACCGGACCAACCTATAATGTTGGATTTTAAAAATAGAACTACGTAA
- the LOC134650110 gene encoding tRNA N6-adenosine threonylcarbamoyltransferase, mitochondrial-like translates to MMNFIRSLYKCLTQKLTQQRQIKFLNNRRNYSGSAILGIETSCDDTGCAIISHDGHLLSESLHSQNLMHLRNGGIIPDVAQDLHKQYIEPTVNATLQKANLSMEDISAIAVTLRPGLALSLVVGMKYAKYLARLHRKPIIPIHHMEAHALAARMHHNISFPFLVLLISGGHCLLAVAQDVNHFQLLGQSMDIAPGEVFDKVARRMKLRNVAEYSKICGGQAIELAASKATNPHVFKLPLSLAEYRDCNFSFNGLKTSVISQLYKKEREHNIVADKLIPEVNDLCAALLMAVSRHLVHRTQRAMEFCEQNNLIPKDNKQLVVSGGVACNNYIFNALTYLCGESDYKIYRPLPKLCTDNGVMIAWNGLEKWRKGIDVTTDISKLDIQAASPLGKSLIDEVVNAKIPTKLMKIKI, encoded by the coding sequence ATGATGAACTTTATACGATCGTTGTATAAATGTTTGACTCAAAAACTTACACAGCAAAGGCAAATAAAATTTCTCAATAACCGTAGAAATTATTCTGGAAGTGCTATTCTTGGAATCGAGACATCTTGCGACGATACAGGCTGCGCCATCATAAGCCACGACGGACATTTATTATCAGAAAGTTTGCACTCACAGAATCTTATGCATCTCCGGAATGGAGGCATTATACCTGATGTTGCCCAAGACTTGCATAAACAGTATATCGAACCTACTGTAAATGCAACTTTACAGAAAGCGAATTTATCAATGGAAGATATATCTGCCATAGCAGTCACTTTAAGACCTGGCTTAGCTCTAAGCCTAGTTGTCGGTATGaaatatgcaaaatatttagCCAGACTTCATAGGAAACCCATAATTCCTATACATCACATGGAAGCTCATGCTTTAGCAGCGAGAATGCATCACAACATATCTTTCCCTTTCCTAGTCTTGTTAATATCAGGGGGACACTGTCTGCTGGCTGTTGCTCAAGACGTAAATCATTTTCAGTTACTCGGACAGAGTATGGATATAGCACCTGGCGAAGTGTTTGACAAAGTTGCTAGGAGAATGAAGTTACGAAATGTAGCAGAATATTCAAAAATATGTGGAGGCCAAGCTATTGAATTGGCAGCATCAAAAGCTACTAACCCTCATGTGTTTAAACTCCCGCTTTCCCTAGCCGAGTACAGGGATTGTAATTTTAGTTTCAACGGTTTGAAGACCTCTGTCATCTCGCAGCTATACAAGAAAGAAAGAGAACATAACATTGTAGCTGACAAATTGATTCCAGAAGTTAATGACTTGTGTGCTGCACTTTTGATGGCTGTGTCAAGACACTTGGTTCATAGAACCCAGAGAGCTATGGAATTTTGTGAACAAAATAACCTAATACCAAAAGATAATAAGCAGCTTGTTGTGTCTGGTGGAGTTGCATGTAATAACTATATATTCAATGCATTAACTTATTTATGTGGTGAATCAGATTACAAGATTTATAGACCCTTACCTAAACTGTGTACAGATAATGGTGTTATGATAGCATGGAATGGCTTAGAAAAGTGGAGGAAAGGTATAGATGTAACTACAGATATAAGTAAATTAGATATTCAAGCTGCTAGTCCTTTAGGAAAAAGTTTAATAGATGAAGTTGTTAATGCCaaaatacctacaaaactaatgaaaataaaaatttga